The nucleotide window ATTTTCTTGATGTGGTCCAAACATTTTGCAACTTTCTCCCGGAAATATGTCCGGAGAAGTGGGGGTGGTGGGAGCCACTTGATCGTCGTTTCGACGGCGACGACGTGACGTCGCTTGTTCCGGACGGAGGCAACTGCCAAACGGTTTACTGGCAACGTAAGAGACAACCGAAGGCGGAGGGATCTTTCAACGTTCGATGGCACAGTAAGTCGTCAAAAGTCGAGGATACGCACTCAAAAATTGGCTTTTCCTTTGAGCTGGGGCGCGTTCAACAAGAATCACTCGTTGCCTATTTGAAGAACGCGAGCATTCGAACAAAGGCGGACTTTTCGTTTGTTGACGTACTAACACCGGGATATAGAGATTTTGCAGTAGAAAGTGAATCTGCACCGTATGGGGACAGATTCATGGTGGTGACACACCTCTTGCGGCATTGGCTGCCGGACGTGTTCTGGGGGACCGTTTTTGGCCCCCCCTATGTACGCCTACTGGGGAAGGATAGACTTTTAACGGCACCCGCATTCTTGGTAGAGGAGTTGGGGCCGGAAACCATCTATGTGCAGTTGACGGAGAGACTTGAGGACGCAGTGGAGGATAGCGCCAAGATTCAAGCTTCTCGCGAACTCTTCAAGAGACATCTCCGGAGCAACGCATTCTTCATTCGTGGCCAAGGATACGATCGCTTGCAAAGGGGGGCGATCGGAGATGTTTTTGCTGTCCCGAGGTTTGAGCTGAGTGAAGATTGATGACGCTTGCAATCATCTGGATTTCCTATTTTATGCGGTGATGCCGTCCGAAACTCGGCGCAGGGATCACCAAGAAACCTTCGGGAAAGATAATGGCAAATCCAGTATGTCGTGTGTTGATTCCCGATACGTTGGAGCAATCCTTCGTGTTTGTCGTCACAATGCTGGAAGCTTTTGGGCTCACGATTTCAAATCCACAGAACTCAAAAGTAACTACGTGGGATGAGAGTGGCGTTCAGATTGAGATTGCTGCCGAAAACGTACCTAACGCCGTACTAACAGGGTCCATCCTTAATATCCAGTTTTGGAAAAGTGCGGGGGAAGACATGTTTGTTGCGTGGGAGACGGTCGACGGCGGGTGTTCCTTTTCATTTTTTCTCGATGGATTAGATTCAAATTTTTCGCTCATGTTGGTCGCGAAACTGGCCGAGTCAGCGTTGACAAGGTTTCGCTCACGATATGACGGACCGGCTCTAATCTTGACGTTCGGGTAGCCGCGACTCCTAGGGGCGACGGCGCCCTTCGACGTACCCTGACAGATCATTTCGTACCAGTTTGATGCAGAGGGGCGGCGCAGGGTGACGTGCTCGGATACGTCCAGATCACCTACGCCACGCCTCCCCCAGCAAGCCTGCTTTTTCACTATCCAATACATTTCGTCAAACAAACTCGTCATTACGTCAGTAATTGCTGAACTTACGACGAAATCACGCTACATTTCATCAGCACCCCTGCTTAGAATCGATGCAACGGCGCGAGACGTGCCGCAGTGTGAAAGCCCCGCCGCACGGGCCTTTGCGCGGTGTTCGTCTTGGCGCCATCGCACCGCATCGATCACCCGCATCTCTCACCACTAACCAGGGGAAAAACCATGAAGAAGATTGCCTTGCTTGGCGCTGGCCACATCGGCCAAACCATTGCTCGTCTGTTGCGCGACAGCGGTGACTATCACGTGAGCGTGTTCGACCGCAGCGCACAGGCGCTTGCCCACGTTCGAGAGAATGCCGACGCCGTGTATGAACTCACCGACAGCGACACGGGCACGTTGCAAAAGGCAATCGCGGGCTACGATGCGGTGATCAATGCATTGCCCTACACCATGGCCACCAGCGCTGCGACGGCCGCTGTCGCCGCCGGTTGCCACTACTTCGATCTGACCGAAGACGTCGCCGCCACGCACGCGATCGCGCAGCTCGCCGAAGGCGCCAGCACCGCGCTCATGCCGCAATGCGGCCTTGCCCCCGGTTTCATCTCAATCGCTGCGCATCATCTCGCCGCCGCCTTCGATCAGGTCGAAGTGGTGAAGATGCGTGTCGGTGCGCTGCCCGCTTTCCCGACCAACTCGCTGAAGTACAACCTGACGTGGAGTGTGGACGGTCTCATCAACGAATACTGTCAGCCGTGTGAAGCCATTCGCGATGGCGCGTCGATCACCGTGCAGCCGCTCGAAGACCTCGAACACTTCTCACTCGATGGCGTCGAGTACGAAGCCTTCAACACCTCCGGTGGGCTCGGTACGCTTTGCGAAACGCTCGCCGGCCGCGTGCGCGATCTCGACTACAAGTCGGTGCGTTACCCGGGGCATGGCGCGTTGATGAAGGTGCTGCTCAGTGAGCTGCGTCTTAAAGACGATCAGGAAACGCTCAAGACGCTGCTCAAGCGCGCCGTGCCGAGCACGCTGCAAGACGTGGTGCTGGTGTTCGTCGTTGTGAGTGGTCTGCGCAATGGCGTGCTCACGCAGGAAGTGTTCGCCCGCAAGATCTTCGCGGAACGTAACAACGGGCACAGCGCGAGCGCCATTCAGATCACGACGGCATCGGCGGTGTGCGCCGCGGTCGATCTGTTCTTCGCGGAAAAGCTGCCGCAGCGCGGCTTTATTCGTCAGGAGCAGATTGCACTGCCGGACTTCCTCGCCAACCGCTTCGGGCAGGCCTACGCGCACTCGACGCACATCGAATCGCTGTCCTGATACGTAGCACGTCCCGCATTTAAGCCTGCCATCACCACTGCCCGCACGCCGCTGCGGGCAGTGTCATTTCCGTCGCATCAAATCGTCAAATCGACGAAACAACGCATCACGGAATCAGCACATCACCCCATCCCTCACCGCACTGGCACACGACTCGACGCCTTGACTTCCTTCAACGACAACGTCGAGTGAATGCCCGTCACGCCCGGCAGCATCTTCAACACGGTATCGACAAAGACGCCATACGCGTCGAGATCTTCGCTCACCACCATCAGCATGTAATCGGCTTGCCCTGTCACCTTGTGACACGACAGGACCTCCGGGCATTGCTGAATCGCCAGCTCGAACTGCGCGGGTGCGTCGTGATCGGTATGAATGTCGAAATCGATCTGCACGAAGCCCAGCAAACCGAATCCCATCCGGCGTCGATCAAGATTCGCCTGAAAGCCGGTAATGAATCCTTCGTCCTCAAGCTTCCTGAGTCGTCGCCAGCAGGGCGTCACGCTTAGCGACAGCGCATCGGCAAGTTGCGCCGTAGAGACGCTGCCGTCCTCCTGCAAACGGCTCAGAATCTGCCGGTCCGTGGCATCTAGCTCGGAATAGAGTCGATTGTTTTTCATTTGTCTCGCCGATGAGTCGATTTTTACAAAAAATCTAAGTCAGACAAAAAGAAAAGCAAAGCAATTTCAAGTCCCGATCCACATACTGGTGCCTGTCCGATTCAATCGATTTCGTCCTTTCGCATCAGTTCAGTCACGCATGCTCACCCTCTACAGCGACGCACATTTGACTCACCAAGGCACCGAATGGGTGAACGGCGAGCAACACCCCAGCGTGGAATCTCCCGCGCGCGCGGCCAATGTTCTCGCATCGATTCGCGCCGCCGAACTTGGCGAATGCCAACTCGCCGAACGCCATGACAGCCGCGCTTACATGACCGTGCACAGCGAGCGCTACGTTCACTTTCTCGAAAACGCATGGCGCATCTGGCAAGAAGACGGACGCACCCATCACGCCTTGCCATTGGTGTGGCCCGCACGTGGCGCAACGTCGGATGTCGAGCCCGCCCATATCGAAGGAAAGCTGGGCTTCTACGCCGCCGACGCCTTCGCTGCCATCACACCGGGCACGTGGGAAGCCGCACGCACCAGCGCAGACGTGGCGCTGTCCGCGATGCGTGTCGTTGCACAGGGCGCGTCGAGCGCGTTTGCGCTGTGTCGTCCGCCGGGTCATCACGCGTCGCGCGAAGCGATGGGCGGTTACTGCTATCTCAACAACGCTGCACTCGCCGCGCAGGGCTTCATCGATAGCGGCGCGTCACGCGTGGCGATTCTCGATATCGACTACCACCACGGCAACGGAACACAGAGCATCTTCGAAGCGCGCGACGACGTGCTCTTTGTTTCGATTCATGGCGATACTGACAAGTCGTATCCATACTTCTATGGCCACGCGCAAGAGCGCGGCATCGGCGATGGTCTCGGCTACACGTTGAATCTGCCACTGCCGCACGGCACAGGCTGGGCCGACTATCGCGCCGCACTCACCCACGCATGCGATCGAATCGCGGCATACGCCCCCGATGCGGTGGTGATTTCGCTGGGTGTCGACACCTTCAAGAAAGACCCGATCAGTCGATTCACCATGGAGAGTGAAGACTATTTGAGCATCGGCCGTGCGATCTCGAAAACCGCCCGAAGCACGCTCTTCGTTCTGGAAGGCGGCTACTGCGTCGAAGACATCGGCGTCAATGTCAGTAACACCCTCATAGGGTTCTCGAATGGTTAGAGAAGACATCAAACCACTAGTCGAACGCTAGAGAACCCACCCACTGGTTTGTTCCGTATCCCGCGCGCGTTACCCGCGCCGCAGGCGGGATTCGTTCGGCCATTTAAATTAAGTCGTATACCTAAGTTAAACCAACGTCGAACGTCAACGGTGGTGCATTCGGTCGTAAAAAATCTGAAAAAAGCCGCGATTTCAAGTGTGGCCCGATTTCGAGATTTGATGACCTCGTAGGCGGGGCGGTCAAAAAAACAGCCCCCTACCATCAGTTCCGGAAGTGTCGCAGTGAGCAGTCGAGCAACGCTTCATGAGCCACGCTCTCGCGAGTTTTATCGAAAAAGCCATCGTGCGAATCACAAGTGCGGGCGTCGCGAGAGTTTGATTTTTCACTTACAGAGAAGACCGACATGAAACATCACTTTTGCCGATTTGGCGTTGCCTTGGGGACGCTTGCTGCACTCACTTCCGGCGCGCATGCGCAATCGAATGTCACGCTGTACGGGATCGTCGACCTCGGTATCGAAGCGCTGACGAACGTCCCCGGTGCGAACGGTGGCAAGACCACCCTCGTGCGCGAAACCTCGGGCAATATGGCTGGCTCGCGCTGGGGCATTCGCGGCACTGAAGACCTTGGCGGCGGCTACAAGGCAATCTTCGTGCTGGAAAACGGCTTCAGCGCCAACACGGGTGTTTTAGGGCAAAGCGGGCGCGAGTTCGGCCGTAAGTCGTTCGTCGGCCTGAGTGGCGCCTTCGGCACGGTGATGCTCGGGCGTCAGCAGAACCTGCTTTACGACATCTCCATTCGCTACGACCCGATGTTCTACGCCGCGTCGTACTCCGCTTACTCGCACGACCCGTATCTCGCCGCGCGCACCGACAACACCGTCAAGTACACGGGCAAGTTCGGCGGACTCACGTTCTCGACGATGTACAGCAGCGGCTATGACTCGACCATCCCCAACGGTGCGCAGGTGCCGGGCCATTCGAAAGTGGGTCGCGATATGGGGGCGGGCGTGATGTACCAGAGCGGTCCGCTCGACGTCGGCCTCGTGTACGACCAGCGTCAGGGCACCTCGATCGACTCCGCCGACGATACAGCACGACGCGTCATTGTCGGTATCGCCTACAAGCTGACCAGCACCGATCTCTACGCGGCGTACCGCTATCTGCAACAGACCGTAGGCAGCACGCAAACGCACACGCATCTCTACTGGGCGGGCGTCACGCAACACTTCTCGCCCGCACTGACGCTCTCGGGCGCGGTGTATCACACGGATGTCGTCGGCTCGAATCAAGACCCGACATCGTTCGTGCTGGCGTTGGGCTACTACCTGTCGAAGCGCACCGACCTGTACTGGAACATGTCGTATGCGCTCAACCGCAATGGTTCGAATCTGGGCGTCGGCGGGATGGGGGTGAACGTGATCGCGGGGCAGAACCAGTTCGGCACCGTGGCGGGTGTTCGTCACCGGTTCTGACGATGGGGTAGGGCGCGCCTGCGAGGGAGACCTTTTAGTCTGCGCCTTGGCGCGCCACCGGCGTCTGAGCGAGTCCGCCGAGATATTCCTTGGGTGTGCGGCCCATGGCCGTGCGGAACATCGACGTGAACGCACTCGGGCTTTCATAACCAAGATCCAGCGCAATGGTTGTGACGGCGTCGCCTGCGGCAAGACGCGAGAGCGCAACCATCAGTCGCAATTGCTGACGCCAGTGCGAGAACGTAATACCCGTCTCGCTGCGGAACAGGCGCGTGAGCGTGCGGCGGCCAACGTTGCCGACGCGTGCCCAGTCATCGAGATCGCCGTCGTTCCCCGGCTCCGCTAACAGCATGCGACAGATGCGCAGCAAGCGTGGATCGCGCGGCATCGGCAGGTGCAACGGCACGGTCGGTGCCCGGCAAATCTCGTCAACGATCAACGACATCACGCGACCGTCGCGGCCTTCGGGCTCATAGAGCGAGGGGATGTCGATAGCTTCGGAGATGAGACTGCGCAGCAGCGTGGAGACTTCGATGATGCAGCACTCGTTCGGTAGTTGGTTGGACACCGCCGGGTCGATGTAGAGCGAACACGCGAGGATGGCCTGACCCCGGCCGTTGCAGTTGTGCGTCACGCCAGCGGGAATCCACGCCGCGCGATGCGGTGGCACGAGCCACGTGCCGGTGGCGGTCTCGATGGTGTACACGCCTTCGACGGCGAAGAGCAGTTGCGCACGCGGATGCGAGTGTGGCGGGTCTGCGTCGAGCAGTGTGGAGTCGCTGAAATCGGAAACCATGACCGCGACGGGCCGTGGCAAATCCTGATAGTCGACGGAGTGAGTACTTTTCTGCATTGGATGTTGGCCCGATTTCGCTACTGGATGTCCCTGCGCACGCGGCGACTTGATTTTTGGAACTCTAAAATTTTTTCGGTTCGTTGTCATTGGCATGACATTTCATCTGCCAACGCATTTGGCCCTGTTGCCACACTAACCATCTGAACCGGAAAATGAATAAAGAGATTCACCTACTTCATGCCGCAGACGATCCCGGACCCTCGCCGATCGATCCCGACATGACCCGCTTCATGGCGTTGCAAAGCGAAGACGGCGCAGCGTTCGTGCGTTGGGACCTCGGCACCGCAGCGCAAGCGCGCGAGGCGTTCGAAGTGATTCGTCGCCGTTGGGCAAGCGGTGGCCCGCAGATGCATCGCACCGTCGAGCGCGCTGTGCCAACGAGGCACGGCGACGTGCGCATCCGCGTTTATTACCCTCATGAACAGGCGTCGTTGCCCGCGTTGATCTATCTGCACGGCGGCGGCTTCGTCGTGTTCAGTCTCGACACCCATGACCGTGTGATGCGTGAATACGCCGCGCGCGCGGGCGTAGCGGTGGTGGGCATCGACTACTCGCGCTCGCCGGAAGCCCGCTTCCCACGCGCACTCGAAGAGATTGTCGACGTCACCCGCTGGCTGCATCGCCACGCCGACACGCTGGGGCTCGACGCACAGGCGCTGCTCATCGGTGGCGACTCCGCCGGTGCCAACCTGTCGCTGGGCACCGCGCTGCAATTGCGCGACGCGGGGGAGAATCTGCCGCGCGGCATGGTGTTCAACTACGGCGCGTTCGACATGATTCCGTGGCGCGACTCGTTTGCCCGCTTCGGAGGCGGCGAGTATTCGCTCTCGTCGCACGACATGGTGTGCTTCGTGAACCGTTACATCAATCACCGCGACGAGCTCTCAGACCCGCGCTGCCGCCCGATTGTGGCGAGCCTCGATAACCTGCCGCCCGCTTGTTTCGCGATTGCCGAACTCGATCCGCTCTACGACGAGAACATCGAGATGGCTGACCGGCTGCGCAATGCCGGTGTGCCCGTGAGCGCGACGGTCTACCCGGGCACCATCCACAGCTTTCTCGAAGCCGTGTCGATCGCTGGCGTCAGCGACCGGGCCTTCGCGGAGCAGGCCGAATGGATCAGACAGCGGGTGAGCGCATGACCCACCTCCGCGCCATCCCCCCAATTCAAGTCGTCTGCCTACAGGAACAGGATCGCTGATGTACCGCCCGGAACCCTATCAAGAAAACTCCCCCGAGACGCTGCGCTCGCTCATGCGCCGCTGGCCGTTCGCCGCGCTCGTCACGTTCGGCCCGTCGGGCATGACGGCAACACATTTGCCGTTTCTGATCGACGTCGACGCCGACGGCAACACGTTGCTCACCACCCATTTGTCGCGCCGCAACACGCAGTACGGCGACCTGAGTCAAGGCTGCCACGCCATGGTGATCTTTCAGGGCCCCAGCGCCTATATCTCGCCGAGCTGGTACGACGAGAAGCGCACGTTCCCCACGTGGAACTACGCCGCGATTCACGCGTATGGCGACATTCAGGTGGTTGATGACGCCGACGGCATCAAGCACATCCTCGATCGTGTGGTCGAGACGTTCGACGGGCCGATTGCAGGGGAGTGGACCTTCGCCGGAATCCCCGCCGAACAGACCGCATTGCGCCTGCCGAAAATCGCAGGGGTTGTCATGAAAGTTTCGCGGCTGGACGGGGCGCTCAAGCTCAATCAGGACCACAGCGATGCCGACAAACACGGCGTGATTGCTGCACTGGAATCGCGCGAAGACGCCGGTGGCCGTGAGATTGCCGCACTCATGCGAGCGACGTTGGGCACCGGGGAACGGTCAGCGTAAACACCGACGTAAATAATTTTTTTCCCGTTTTTGGCGCCAATATGATTGGCTAAATCATGCCGGTATCTGTGCAAACGTCGCAGCCGATGGGGTCGATGTCACAGGTTTCGCTATTCCGGAGCTTAGTCACGCTATGACGACATTCCAGCAGTTTCCTCAGTTTCCCTTCATTTCCGTGAGCGGCCGCCCTTACGACCGGGGCGTGCAGTACGGCAAGCAGGCGCAAGACCGTGTGCGCGCGAGCGCAGCCATGTACGGCCGCACGATCGACGAACTGGGTTACACCGCCAGCGCCCGCGCAGCGCTCTTCAAGCACTTTGAAGGGCATATCGGCACGGTCGATCCGACCTATCTCGACGAGATGCACGGCATTGCCGATGGCGCCGGCGTGTCGTTCGCCGACATCGTGATGATCAACGCCCGCACGGAAGTGCTGGCCAAGGCCCGCGCCGATCAGGCCACCGCAGAGGGCGAAGAACTTCAGGACGGTTGCACCGGCGCCATCGTGCTGCCGGAGCGCTCGGCCAGCGGCAATTTGCTGCACGCTCAGAACTGGGACTGGCGCGCCGACTGCGTGAACACCGGCGTCGTGCTGCGTGTGCAACGCGACGACGGCCCTGACTTTCTGACGTTCGTGGAAGCCGGTGGTCTGGCGCGCAGCGGTATGAACAGCGCAGGCGTTTCCATCACTGCCAACTATCTGGAATCGGACCGCGACTTCAAGCAGTTGGGCGTGCCGCTGGCAATCCTTCGCCGCAAGGTGCTTGACCAGCCGGTGTTCGCGAATGCCCTGAAGGCCGTCGCGACCACGCCGAAGTCGTGCTCGAACAACATCATGCTCGGCATGGCGCAAGGGTTTGCCATCGACTTCGAGTGCACCACCAACGAAGCTTTTCCGCTGTACCCCGGCGACGATCAACTGATCGTGCACGCGAACCACTGGGTGAGCCCGGTCGCGCGCACGAAGCTGGTCGATACCGGTTGCGAGAACTCGGCCGACAGCTACTACCGCGACTGGCGCGTGCGCAAGCTGCTCAACAGCACGCCGATG belongs to Pandoraea norimbergensis and includes:
- a CDS encoding saccharopine dehydrogenase family protein codes for the protein MKKIALLGAGHIGQTIARLLRDSGDYHVSVFDRSAQALAHVRENADAVYELTDSDTGTLQKAIAGYDAVINALPYTMATSAATAAVAAGCHYFDLTEDVAATHAIAQLAEGASTALMPQCGLAPGFISIAAHHLAAAFDQVEVVKMRVGALPAFPTNSLKYNLTWSVDGLINEYCQPCEAIRDGASITVQPLEDLEHFSLDGVEYEAFNTSGGLGTLCETLAGRVRDLDYKSVRYPGHGALMKVLLSELRLKDDQETLKTLLKRAVPSTLQDVVLVFVVVSGLRNGVLTQEVFARKIFAERNNGHSASAIQITTASAVCAAVDLFFAEKLPQRGFIRQEQIALPDFLANRFGQAYAHSTHIESLS
- a CDS encoding Lrp/AsnC family transcriptional regulator; the encoded protein is MKNNRLYSELDATDRQILSRLQEDGSVSTAQLADALSLSVTPCWRRLRKLEDEGFITGFQANLDRRRMGFGLLGFVQIDFDIHTDHDAPAQFELAIQQCPEVLSCHKVTGQADYMLMVVSEDLDAYGVFVDTVLKMLPGVTGIHSTLSLKEVKASSRVPVR
- a CDS encoding histone deacetylase family protein, whose product is MLTLYSDAHLTHQGTEWVNGEQHPSVESPARAANVLASIRAAELGECQLAERHDSRAYMTVHSERYVHFLENAWRIWQEDGRTHHALPLVWPARGATSDVEPAHIEGKLGFYAADAFAAITPGTWEAARTSADVALSAMRVVAQGASSAFALCRPPGHHASREAMGGYCYLNNAALAAQGFIDSGASRVAILDIDYHHGNGTQSIFEARDDVLFVSIHGDTDKSYPYFYGHAQERGIGDGLGYTLNLPLPHGTGWADYRAALTHACDRIAAYAPDAVVISLGVDTFKKDPISRFTMESEDYLSIGRAISKTARSTLFVLEGGYCVEDIGVNVSNTLIGFSNG
- a CDS encoding porin, with translation MKHHFCRFGVALGTLAALTSGAHAQSNVTLYGIVDLGIEALTNVPGANGGKTTLVRETSGNMAGSRWGIRGTEDLGGGYKAIFVLENGFSANTGVLGQSGREFGRKSFVGLSGAFGTVMLGRQQNLLYDISIRYDPMFYAASYSAYSHDPYLAARTDNTVKYTGKFGGLTFSTMYSSGYDSTIPNGAQVPGHSKVGRDMGAGVMYQSGPLDVGLVYDQRQGTSIDSADDTARRVIVGIAYKLTSTDLYAAYRYLQQTVGSTQTHTHLYWAGVTQHFSPALTLSGAVYHTDVVGSNQDPTSFVLALGYYLSKRTDLYWNMSYALNRNGSNLGVGGMGVNVIAGQNQFGTVAGVRHRF
- a CDS encoding AraC family transcriptional regulator; translated protein: MQKSTHSVDYQDLPRPVAVMVSDFSDSTLLDADPPHSHPRAQLLFAVEGVYTIETATGTWLVPPHRAAWIPAGVTHNCNGRGQAILACSLYIDPAVSNQLPNECCIIEVSTLLRSLISEAIDIPSLYEPEGRDGRVMSLIVDEICRAPTVPLHLPMPRDPRLLRICRMLLAEPGNDGDLDDWARVGNVGRRTLTRLFRSETGITFSHWRQQLRLMVALSRLAAGDAVTTIALDLGYESPSAFTSMFRTAMGRTPKEYLGGLAQTPVARQGAD
- a CDS encoding alpha/beta hydrolase fold domain-containing protein, producing the protein MTRFMALQSEDGAAFVRWDLGTAAQAREAFEVIRRRWASGGPQMHRTVERAVPTRHGDVRIRVYYPHEQASLPALIYLHGGGFVVFSLDTHDRVMREYAARAGVAVVGIDYSRSPEARFPRALEEIVDVTRWLHRHADTLGLDAQALLIGGDSAGANLSLGTALQLRDAGENLPRGMVFNYGAFDMIPWRDSFARFGGGEYSLSSHDMVCFVNRYINHRDELSDPRCRPIVASLDNLPPACFAIAELDPLYDENIEMADRLRNAGVPVSATVYPGTIHSFLEAVSIAGVSDRAFAEQAEWIRQRVSA
- a CDS encoding FMN-binding negative transcriptional regulator: MYRPEPYQENSPETLRSLMRRWPFAALVTFGPSGMTATHLPFLIDVDADGNTLLTTHLSRRNTQYGDLSQGCHAMVIFQGPSAYISPSWYDEKRTFPTWNYAAIHAYGDIQVVDDADGIKHILDRVVETFDGPIAGEWTFAGIPAEQTALRLPKIAGVVMKVSRLDGALKLNQDHSDADKHGVIAALESREDAGGREIAALMRATLGTGERSA
- a CDS encoding C45 family autoproteolytic acyltransferase/hydolase — protein: MTTFQQFPQFPFISVSGRPYDRGVQYGKQAQDRVRASAAMYGRTIDELGYTASARAALFKHFEGHIGTVDPTYLDEMHGIADGAGVSFADIVMINARTEVLAKARADQATAEGEELQDGCTGAIVLPERSASGNLLHAQNWDWRADCVNTGVVLRVQRDDGPDFLTFVEAGGLARSGMNSAGVSITANYLESDRDFKQLGVPLAILRRKVLDQPVFANALKAVATTPKSCSNNIMLGMAQGFAIDFECTTNEAFPLYPGDDQLIVHANHWVSPVARTKLVDTGCENSADSYYRDWRVRKLLNSTPMISRDSLKQALFDDFGTPFSVCRPPREGVRHSMTASVAMVVMEPAVGEMDVAPMPALNRVFTRYRLEGEPTLLEA